In the Blautia coccoides genome, CCCGGAGATCATGGTAAAAGCTTTTCCAAATAAGATCATCAACATTCATCCGGCACTGATCCCTGCTTTCTGCGGGACCGGGTATTACGGGCTTAAGGTCCATGAGGCTGTTCTGAAAAGAGGAGCAAAAGTGACCGGAGCTACCGTGCATTTTGTAGATGAGGGTACAGATACAGGACCCATCATCCTGCAGAAAGCGGTGAATGTAGAAGAGGGCGATACCCCGGAGATCCTGCAGCGAAGAGTCATGGAGGAAGCGGAGTGGGTCATCATGCCAAAAGCGATCGATCTGATCGCGAATGACAGGATAACAGTGGAAAACGGTATTGTGAAAACAAAAGAGTGAACGGAAGGAAAAGGGGCAATATGAAAGTATTAATTATCGGAAGCGGCGGAAGAGAGCATGCCATTGCATGGAAAGTGGCACAGAGTCCAAAAGTGGATAAGATTTACTGCGCACCCGGCAATGCGGGAATCGCAGAGTATGCCCAGTGTGTGGATATTAAGGCCATGGAGTTTGAAAAGCTGGCTGCATTTGCAAAGGAGAATGCCATTGACCTTACAGTTGTGGGAATGGATGACCCGCTGGTGGGCGGAGTTGTAGATGTTTTTGAGAAAGAGGGGCTGCGTGTATTCGGGCCCAGAAAAAATGCGGCTATTTTGGAAGGCTCCAAAGCATTTTCAAAAGATCTGATGAAAAAATACAATATCCCCACAGCGGCATATGAGAATTTTGAGAACGCGGAGGATGCTTTAAAATATCTGCGCGAAAAGGCAGAATTCCCCATTGTGCTCAAAGCTGACGGCCTTGCGCTTGGAAAAGGCGTCTTGATCTGCAATACCTTGGAGGAGGCAGAAGAGGGCGTTAAAACCATCATGCTGGATAAAAAATTCGGCTCTGCGGGCAATACCCTGGTTGTAGAGGAGTTCATGACAGGCCGTGAGGTTTCCGTGCTCTCCTTTGTGGATGGAAAGACTATCAAGACTATGACTTCCGCACAGGACCATAAACGCGCACAGGACGGTGATCAGGGTCTGAATACAGGTGGTATGGGAACTTTTTCACCAAGTCCTTTCTATACCAAAGAGGTGGATGAGTTCTGCGAAAAATATGTCTATCAGGCCACAGTGGACGCAATGGCTTCCGAGGGAAGAGAGTTTAAGGGAATCATCTTCTTCGGACTTATGCTCACAGAGAAAGGACCGAAGGTCCTGGAATACAACGCTCGTTTCGGCGATCCGGAAGCACAGGTTGTGATCCCCAGACTGAAAAATGACATTGTGGATGTATTCGAGGCATGTGTGGACGGCAGACTGGACGAGATCGATCTGCAGTTTGAAGACAATGCGGCAGTCTGTGTAGTTCTGGCTTCTGACGGATATCCGGTATCCTATGAAAAAGGATTTCCCATCAAAGGTCTAGATACCTTCAAAGACAAAGACGGATACTATGTATTCCATGCGGGAACCGCATTTAAAGACGGCCAGATCGTTACAAACGGAGGCCGTGTTCTGGGTGTGACGGCAAAGGGCGCAGATTTGAAGGAGGCCCGTGCAAATGCTTATAAAGCAGTGGAGTGGATTTCTTTTGATAACAAATATATGCGAAATGATATTGGAAAAGCCATCGACGAGGCATAAATAAGGTTACTATTCAGCCTTTCGGCTTCATAGCAACAAAAGCATGCGCACAGTCTGTACAAACCGCGGTCTGGCGTGTGGCTCCTGGAGATTGCCTTGCAAATGCAAGGCAGCACCTCGCGGGACAGTGGAAGGCTGAACGGTTACTAAATAAGACTCTTTTATTCTAATGAAAAGGAAACGCTGCAGATGCAGGGCGTTTCCTTTTTTTGACCATCCACTTGAACAGAACCTTCATTTGTGCTATTCTATATATAACAAATTCCAAAAGAGAAAGCAGGTGGAAGAATGTTGATAGAAATTGATTTCAGCAGTGAGGAAGCAATCTACGTTCAGCTGTGTAATCAGATCATTTTGGGAATTGCCACCTCCAAGCTTCAGGAGGGTGAAAATCTTCCTTCTGTGAGACAGTTGGCTGACACCATAGGCATAAATATGCATACGGTAAATAAAGCCTATTCTGTTTTAAAACAGGAGGGTTTTG is a window encoding:
- the purN gene encoding phosphoribosylglycinamide formyltransferase, with protein sequence MLRLAVLVSGGGTNLQAIMDAIDNKTITNAEITVVISNNPGAYALERAKNHGIEACCVSPKSYENREAFNQALLETLQSYKPDLIVLAGCLVVIPEIMVKAFPNKIINIHPALIPAFCGTGYYGLKVHEAVLKRGAKVTGATVHFVDEGTDTGPIILQKAVNVEEGDTPEILQRRVMEEAEWVIMPKAIDLIANDRITVENGIVKTKE
- the purD gene encoding phosphoribosylamine--glycine ligase translates to MKVLIIGSGGREHAIAWKVAQSPKVDKIYCAPGNAGIAEYAQCVDIKAMEFEKLAAFAKENAIDLTVVGMDDPLVGGVVDVFEKEGLRVFGPRKNAAILEGSKAFSKDLMKKYNIPTAAYENFENAEDALKYLREKAEFPIVLKADGLALGKGVLICNTLEEAEEGVKTIMLDKKFGSAGNTLVVEEFMTGREVSVLSFVDGKTIKTMTSAQDHKRAQDGDQGLNTGGMGTFSPSPFYTKEVDEFCEKYVYQATVDAMASEGREFKGIIFFGLMLTEKGPKVLEYNARFGDPEAQVVIPRLKNDIVDVFEACVDGRLDEIDLQFEDNAAVCVVLASDGYPVSYEKGFPIKGLDTFKDKDGYYVFHAGTAFKDGQIVTNGGRVLGVTAKGADLKEARANAYKAVEWISFDNKYMRNDIGKAIDEA
- a CDS encoding GntR family transcriptional regulator; the protein is MLIEIDFSSEEAIYVQLCNQIILGIATSKLQEGENLPSVRQLADTIGINMHTVNKAYSVLKQEGFVTIDRRRGAVISVDADKIRALEEMKEELRVLLAKGSCRNISRAEVHELIDEIYEEYE